The following coding sequences lie in one Schistosoma mansoni strain Puerto Rico chromosome 3, complete genome genomic window:
- a CDS encoding putative aaa family ATPase, producing MNDIGCGYGSPQIQRAYLIPLAEQFVKISVDCSSVDEFSEYIIRDKSTSCSRSNMKSWRKDACKALRLVNTRTMVNPVPKDSPIMVDESEFPKLDMSVDLDRKLPRKRSKMSLESTTESISARCVSSTLSDISHTVPADLRRQIKGFLACHLLSDIGLPVWPSLLINGPPFCGKTTLIEAACGTLGLKIITVSVGTVPSSMRPWMDIFNQAKNSSPCILHLDDIESMEKHSSPVGTFRLTCLLKSQLLKDMVSSGVVLIGETRSLLASLPQSILDLFTQKLTFGMLSETHRLRLLQQYLSDDTDFISPKPVTSNSRQLQLSENLTCLELARRTPGYEVGDLIRLVAQLKMACLTSKLNDVNDDDADDNLNNLDTNNMEGVKNGQKVHVDFSIESRVADNSFSVPVQYPLIVTREIVDKALVVVVPAVKNTAEFVTIPDVTWADVGGLETTRQQLYNRFMLLIDDWERAQVLHRRSGGVLLEGPPGCGKTLVAKALSNQAGLNFLSVKGPEVLNKFQGESERRIREIFERARACQPCLIFFDEIDAICPRRDSDESTGSRVSLVNQLLVELDGIDKHRSGRVFVVGATNRKDMIDPAILRPGRLGLHLMINPPSNVKERLSVLSACTRSATTPRIENGMLSLELIANDSRTERMSGADLENLLELAKQKAQIARQDFVSQANLLDALSELHK from the exons ATGAATGATATAGGATGTGGATATGGCTCTCCACAAATTCAACGGGCGTATCTAATTCCGCTTGCTGAACAG TTTGTAAAGATTTCTGTCGACTGTTCATCTGTGGATGagttttcagaatatataattCGAGACAAGTCCACAAGTTGTAGTAGATCTAATATGAAGTCATGGCGCAAAGATGCTTGCAAAG cgTTAAGGCTAGTGAATACTCGTACAATGGTCAATCCTGTTCCAAAAGATTCACCTATCATGGTTGACGAGTCGGAGTTTCCTAAATTAGATATGTCAGTAGATTTAGACAGAAAGCTTCCACGTAAACGTTCCAAGATGAGCTTGGAATCAACAA CTGAATCTATCTCTGCTCGATGTGTTTCTTCCACGTTATCGGATATCAGCCATACAGTTCCAGCGGATTTACGA AGGCAAATAAAAGGCTTTCTCGCATGCCACTTACTTTCCGACATCGGATTACCAGTTTGGCCATCCTTGTTGATCAATGGCCCTCCATTTTGTGGCAAAACTACATTGATTGAGGCAGCATGTGGA ACCCTAGGTTTAAAAATCATCACTGTTTCGGTTGGTACAGTACCATCATCTATGCGTCCATGGATGGATATATTCAACCAAGCTAAA AATTCCTCACCATGTATTTTGCATTTGGATGATATTGAAAGTATGGAGAAACATTCCTCTCCTGTTGGGACGTTCCGTCTTACCTGCCTTCTAAAAAGTCAATTGCTTAAAG ATATGGTCAGCTCAGGCGTTGTACTTATTGGGGAAACTCGATCACTTCTTGCCAGTCTACCCCAAAGTATATTAGATTTGTTTACACAGAAGTTGACATTTGGAATGTTAAGTGAGACTCATCGCTTGAG ACTATTGCAGCAGTACTTGTCAGATGATACTGACTTTATTTCACCGAAACCAGTAACCTCTAATTCCCGTCAACTACAACTCAGTGAAAACTTAACATGTCTTGAATTAGCACGTCGAACACCTGGTTATGAAGTCGGAGATTTAATTCGTCTGGTAGCTCAGTTAAAAATGGCTTGTTTAACAAGTAAACTTAATGATGTTAacgatgatgatgctgatgacaACTTGAATAATCTTGATACTAACAATATGGAGGGTGTTAAGAATGGTCAAAAGGTGCATGTTGACTTCTCCATTGAGTCGCGTGTTGCTGATAACTCTTTTTCG GTGCCAGTCCAATATCCTTTAATTGTAACACGAGAAATCGTTGACAAAGCGTTGGTTGTTGTCGTTCCAGCAGTTAAAAATACTGCTGAATTTGTAACTATTCCAGATGTGACTTGGGCTGATGTCGGTGGTCTCGAAACAACTAGACAACAGTTATACAATCGCTTTATG cTTCTAATCGATGATTGGGAACGTGCTCAGGTTTTGCATCGACGTTCTGGAGGTGTACTACTTGAGGGTCCACCTGGATGCGGGAAAACGCTCGTAGCTAAAGCCCTATCCAATCAAGCTGGTCTCAATTTCCTATCGGTCAAAGGTCCAGAAGTCCTTAATAAATTCCAAGGCGAAAGCGAACGTCGTATTCGAGAAATCTTTGAACGAGCACGTGCTTGTCAACCATGTCTGATTTTCTTCGATGAAATAGATGCAATCTGTCCAAGACGCGATAGTGATGAATCTACAG GCAGTCGAGTTAGTTTGGTTAATCAACTTCTAGTTGAATTGGATGGTATTGACAAACATAGGTCAGGTCGCGTTTTTGTTGTTGGTGCTACTAATCGCAAAGATATGATTGATCCTGCAATACTTCGTCCTGGACGTCTAGGCTTACATTTGATGATTAACCCACCGTCTAATGTGAAAGAACGTCTCTCTGTTTTATCAGCTTGTACTCGGTCTGCAACCACTCCTCGTATTGAGAATGGTATGCTGTCACTTGAACTAATTGCAAATGATTCACGCACTGAGAGAATGAG CGGCGCTGATCTAGAGAATTTATTGGAACTAGCCAAGCAGAAGGCTCAAATTGCAAGGCAAGATTTTGTTTCACAAGCCAATTTACTTGATGCATTATCTGagttacataaataa